From the Candidatus Zixiibacteriota bacterium genome, one window contains:
- a CDS encoding sigma-70 family RNA polymerase sigma factor, whose translation MQRKKTWVTQDDQALVKEALEGNQKAFQLLMEKHKNAVQHVILKLVRNYDESLDLVQETFVKAFSSLATYKTKYRFTTWLYRIAANSSIDYLRRKKIEAFSLDQPRKTEKGEFEIEIPDRTFDPEKDFDLKQRELSVEEAIASLPKRYQEVILYRHKEDKSYEEIASILHLSVGTVKARIFRARVLLKKKLKHMRY comes from the coding sequence ATGCAAAGAAAGAAGACATGGGTGACTCAGGATGACCAGGCTCTGGTCAAGGAAGCCCTGGAAGGTAATCAGAAGGCTTTCCAGCTTCTGATGGAGAAGCATAAAAATGCGGTTCAGCACGTCATTCTGAAGCTGGTTCGCAATTACGATGAGTCTCTGGATTTAGTGCAGGAAACCTTTGTCAAAGCTTTTAGCTCCTTGGCAACCTATAAAACTAAATATCGTTTTACCACCTGGCTTTACCGGATTGCGGCAAACAGCTCCATTGATTATCTGCGCCGGAAAAAAATTGAGGCTTTCTCCCTGGATCAACCCCGGAAAACAGAGAAAGGTGAATTCGAAATCGAGATCCCGGACCGAACATTTGACCCGGAAAAAGATTTTGATCTAAAGCAACGAGAGCTATCAGTGGAAGAGGCAATAGCCTCTCTTCCCAAAAGATACCAAGAGGTTATCCTGTACCGTCATAAAGAGGACAAATCGTATGAGGAGATAGCTTCGATCCTGCATCTCTCTGTGGGCACGGTTAAAGCCAGAATTTTCAGAGCCAGGGTACTGCTTAAAAAGAAACTTAAACATATGAGGTATTAA
- a CDS encoding DUF4097 domain-containing protein, with amino-acid sequence MKKNVLLKILTCGALLLFFSTFLQAKEFSFPLQKEFTLEEPLSLEVEDPRGEIILESHDLNKIIIQTTKIVEAKDSKEAEELAQKIRIDIEKAGALVSIKTKYQRTNRGGFWERLFTGKKSVEGYVSYHIFVPKDIREADISVTSGEIRTFYLKGKLNLSATSGDIELAGVEGEILSSATSGSIQARDLKGKISLEGTSSDIQVKNLEGDLSIDCTSGTVNIEEFKGSLKSSQTSGDLEGKGLKGDISITTTSGDVSVEQTDGGLDLNSTSGDLEAKTQIVPSRNYSLKTTSGVVYLSISKGAQADLKLETTSGEISLNLPMVLKTASRYSLSGKLGSGGAKIEIETVSGDISIEEY; translated from the coding sequence ATGAAAAAAAATGTCTTATTAAAAATCTTGACCTGTGGGGCACTACTTCTCTTCTTTTCTACATTCCTGCAGGCAAAAGAATTCAGCTTCCCGCTACAGAAGGAATTCACTTTAGAGGAACCTCTATCCCTGGAAGTCGAAGATCCCAGAGGCGAGATTATTCTGGAATCGCATGATCTGAACAAAATCATAATCCAAACCACCAAAATAGTCGAAGCTAAGGATAGCAAGGAAGCAGAAGAGCTCGCTCAGAAAATTCGAATAGACATAGAAAAGGCTGGGGCTTTAGTTAGTATCAAGACTAAATACCAGAGGACTAACCGAGGTGGTTTCTGGGAAAGACTTTTCACCGGGAAAAAATCAGTGGAAGGATATGTGAGTTATCATATCTTCGTTCCCAAAGATATTCGTGAAGCAGATATCTCGGTAACCAGCGGAGAGATAAGGACTTTCTACCTTAAGGGAAAGCTGAATCTAAGTGCAACCTCCGGGGATATTGAGTTAGCAGGGGTTGAAGGAGAGATCCTTTCCTCTGCTACCAGTGGCAGTATTCAGGCCAGGGATTTAAAAGGTAAAATCAGCCTGGAGGGGACCAGTTCCGATATCCAGGTTAAAAATCTGGAGGGGGACCTGAGTATAGATTGTACCAGCGGAACAGTGAATATCGAAGAGTTTAAAGGCTCTCTTAAGTCCTCCCAGACCTCAGGAGATCTAGAAGGCAAAGGACTCAAAGGAGACATTAGCATTACCACCACCTCCGGGGATGTCTCGGTCGAGCAGACAGACGGGGGCCTGGATTTAAATTCCACCAGCGGAGATCTTGAAGCTAAAACTCAGATTGTGCCTTCAAGGAACTACTCCCTTAAAACTACCAGTGGAGTAGTTTATCTCTCCATCTCCAAAGGAGCACAGGCTGATCTGAAGCTTGAAACTACCAGTGGAGAGATAAGCCTAAATCTGCCGATGGTTTTGAAAACCGCTTCCCGCTATTCACTTTCCGGAAAGCTGGGTTCAGGAGGAGCGAAAATAGAAATAGAAACAGTAAGTGGAGATATAAGCATAGAGGAGTATTAA